Proteins encoded by one window of Anaerolineales bacterium:
- a CDS encoding glycine C-acetyltransferase yields MTSTKTAWIETEMNALAAQGLQIHIRTIESPQGAWLTVDGKKVLNLCSNNYLGLANDPRLAAGAKAAIETHGVGPAAVRSIAGTMDIHLALERRLAHFKGVEAAVTFQSGFNANLAVIPALVGKGDVIFSDELNHASIIDGARLSRAEIIRFKHADPADLRRQIEATKTEGRRLIISDGVFSMDGDIAPLPALYEIAREYDILLMVDDAHGEGVLGRGGRGIVDHFGLHGKVDVEVGTMSKAFGVVGGVVAGSQLLCDWLRQRARPFLFSSAMTAPDVGACLAALDVLEESTELVDRLWANARLFQQEMRRLGFDTGATATPITPVMLGEAPLAQAFSKALFEKGIFAMAIGFPTVAKGMARIRVMSSAAHTPSDMEFALETFAAVGRELGVIV; encoded by the coding sequence ATGACCTCTACTAAAACTGCTTGGATCGAAACGGAGATGAACGCCCTCGCCGCACAGGGGCTACAAATACACATCCGCACCATTGAAAGCCCGCAGGGAGCGTGGTTAACCGTTGACGGAAAAAAGGTTTTAAACCTTTGCTCCAACAATTATTTGGGCTTGGCGAATGATCCGCGTCTGGCGGCGGGGGCAAAAGCTGCCATAGAAACACATGGGGTTGGTCCCGCTGCCGTGCGCAGCATCGCCGGGACGATGGATATTCACCTTGCTCTTGAACGACGCTTGGCACACTTCAAAGGCGTTGAGGCGGCAGTGACCTTCCAAAGCGGGTTCAATGCCAATCTCGCCGTGATTCCAGCCCTTGTGGGGAAGGGTGATGTGATCTTTTCCGATGAGTTGAATCACGCCAGCATCATCGATGGGGCGCGTCTCAGCCGCGCTGAGATCATCCGCTTTAAGCACGCCGACCCTGCCGACCTTCGCCGCCAGATTGAGGCGACGAAAACAGAGGGGCGGCGGTTGATTATCAGCGATGGCGTGTTCAGCATGGATGGTGATATTGCCCCCCTTCCCGCCCTTTACGAAATAGCCCGCGAGTATGATATTCTACTTATGGTGGACGATGCGCACGGCGAGGGTGTTTTGGGGCGCGGCGGGCGCGGCATTGTCGATCATTTCGGCTTGCATGGGAAGGTTGATGTTGAGGTGGGGACGATGAGTAAGGCGTTTGGGGTGGTCGGCGGCGTGGTTGCTGGCTCGCAGTTGCTCTGCGATTGGCTGCGGCAGCGGGCACGTCCTTTCCTATTCAGCAGCGCCATGACCGCCCCCGATGTTGGCGCGTGCCTTGCCGCCCTAGATGTATTGGAAGAAAGCACCGAATTGGTGGATCGCCTCTGGGCAAATGCACGCCTTTTTCAACAAGAAATGCGCCGCCTCGGTTTTGATACGGGCGCAACAGCAACGCCAATCACGCCCGTTATGCTTGGGGAAGCGCCCCTTGCTCAGGCATTTAGCAAGGCACTTTTTGAAAAAGGCATTTTTGCGATGGCGATTGGCTTTCCCACAGTGGCAAAGGGCATGGCGCGAATTCGCGTCATGAGCAGCGCCGCCCACACCCCTTCTGATATGGAATTCGCCTTGGAAACGTTCGCCGCCGTCGGGCGGGAGTTGGGCGTCATTGTCTAG
- a CDS encoding STAS/SEC14 domain-containing protein encodes MTVTMTLEEENRILRVTFISPWTADEMVRNFPQAKQWYDDATHPIHMLIDMRQNRYAPPGALRAREAPGLTHPKAGIAAVFGASTLIRMLGEVVMRVARSENLKFFDTEALALAYLRGVIAAEHPQPATPLSEAEKSPV; translated from the coding sequence GTGACCGTCACAATGACCCTTGAGGAAGAAAATCGTATTTTACGAGTTACATTCATTTCCCCCTGGACGGCGGATGAGATGGTGCGTAACTTTCCCCAAGCAAAGCAGTGGTACGACGATGCCACGCACCCCATTCATATGCTGATCGATATGCGCCAAAACCGCTACGCCCCACCGGGGGCGCTCCGCGCCCGCGAAGCGCCCGGTCTTACCCACCCTAAGGCAGGAATTGCGGCTGTTTTTGGGGCAAGCACGCTGATCCGCATGTTGGGTGAAGTTGTGATGCGTGTAGCACGTTCGGAGAATTTGAAATTCTTTGATACGGAAGCGTTGGCGCTGGCGTACCTGCGAGGGGTGATCGCTGCTGAACACCCCCAACCCGCGACGCCGCTATCTGAGGCAGAAAAATCACCTGTGTGA
- a CDS encoding GNAT family N-acetyltransferase, translating to MITMTPFPSLWTPRPYRSEDFPALLEAHRLSVGADRGRLYNDATLQHLITPPPEVRSGLIVVPLDTSSEVAGWLWWEVQGDRAVRMEGFVAPAFRRKGVGTALLEGAERDLTWRVPGASLALRTYADLTGAVALFHAAGYIPRRHFNRMTVALDRRWEAVALEGVHFETFQRDHLERLVDADNAIFSDHWGSQPQTIEGFARAQIEMRPHDPQLWVLALTGETIVAECLAHTSQEAAPGEREGYIAHLGVRREWRGKGLGRAILCEGLNRLRAAGYQIASLMVDADNAPAVNLYRGVGMDVVRVRVNFGKTLGG from the coding sequence ATGATCACTATGACACCCTTCCCTTCATTGTGGACACCCCGCCCCTACCGTAGTGAGGATTTTCCCGCTCTTCTTGAGGCGCATCGGCTCTCTGTCGGGGCAGATCGCGGACGCCTTTACAATGATGCCACCCTCCAACACCTGATCACCCCACCACCGGAGGTACGCAGTGGGCTGATCGTCGTCCCACTGGACACTTCATCGGAGGTTGCTGGCTGGTTATGGTGGGAAGTACAAGGGGATCGCGCCGTCCGCATGGAAGGATTTGTTGCGCCGGCATTTCGACGGAAGGGCGTCGGGACAGCCCTTTTGGAAGGGGCGGAACGTGACCTGACATGGCGTGTTCCCGGCGCATCGCTCGCGTTGCGCACCTATGCCGATCTGACGGGCGCTGTGGCGCTTTTCCATGCGGCGGGCTACATCCCTCGGCGGCACTTTAACCGCATGACCGTCGCGCTGGATCGGCGGTGGGAGGCAGTAGCCCTTGAAGGTGTCCATTTTGAAACCTTCCAGCGCGATCACTTGGAACGCCTTGTCGATGCCGATAACGCCATTTTTTCCGACCATTGGGGATCACAGCCGCAGACCATCGAAGGCTTTGCCCGCGCTCAAATTGAGATGCGCCCTCATGATCCGCAGTTGTGGGTGTTGGCGCTCACAGGCGAGACGATTGTTGCTGAATGTCTGGCACATACCAGTCAAGAGGCTGCCCCCGGCGAACGGGAAGGCTATATCGCCCATCTTGGTGTTCGGCGCGAATGGCGTGGAAAGGGTTTGGGGCGGGCAATCCTCTGTGAAGGGTTAAATCGGCTGCGGGCTGCGGGCTACCAAATCGCAAGCCTGATGGTCGATGCTGACAATGCGCCAGCGGTGAATCTCTATCGCGGGGTGGGGATGGATGTTGTCCGCGTCCGGGTCAATTTCGGTAAGACGTTGGGGGGTTAG
- a CDS encoding serine/threonine protein kinase translates to MSKVYRCLDTTTNKAVAVKVFTESGQTTPILLARFEREILALQQVSHPYIVRLLDYALTPDESYLVMPYFESGSVADRLSRQLYTPQEAVQLLTEIAFALDYAHSQGYFHTDLKPSNLLMDKHGHIYLSDFGLATSIAAHTSITGDGDIFGTPAYMAPELISGAPPSSRTEVYALGVILYELLTGHRPFSAPSLSVLIEMQRTGTPPPASALNSDLPAALDDVPLTALAKLPSARPATAGGFAQQFTRAVLALPERERNTRPAIKPRPPGVGAPEELRTLIFDHATPGGTPKAAAAKRPEVNQREHQTPAPKQARSGRWFVIVLELSVAVLLLTAGYLLITLIMKR, encoded by the coding sequence ATGTCGAAGGTCTACCGCTGTCTAGACACGACGACGAACAAGGCAGTTGCGGTGAAAGTCTTTACGGAGAGTGGGCAAACGACCCCGATCCTCCTCGCCCGCTTTGAGCGCGAAATTCTCGCGCTGCAACAGGTAAGCCACCCGTACATCGTCCGCCTGCTGGATTACGCCCTGACGCCCGACGAATCCTATCTTGTCATGCCTTATTTTGAGTCAGGGTCGGTGGCAGATCGTTTATCACGGCAGCTTTACACGCCCCAAGAAGCGGTGCAACTGCTCACCGAGATCGCCTTTGCCCTCGATTACGCCCATAGTCAGGGGTATTTCCATACCGATTTGAAGCCTTCGAACTTATTGATGGATAAACACGGGCATATTTACCTGAGCGATTTTGGCTTGGCGACCTCGATTGCCGCCCATACGAGCATCACCGGGGATGGCGATATTTTTGGGACGCCCGCCTACATGGCGCCGGAATTGATCAGCGGGGCACCGCCTAGCAGCCGAACAGAAGTGTACGCTTTGGGAGTGATTCTCTATGAGCTTTTGACCGGACACCGCCCGTTCAGCGCACCAAGTCTATCCGTCCTGATTGAGATGCAGCGGACGGGAACGCCCCCACCGGCAAGCGCTCTCAATAGCGATTTACCCGCCGCCTTAGATGATGTCCCTCTCACGGCGTTGGCAAAACTTCCCTCGGCGCGTCCGGCGACGGCGGGCGGCTTTGCCCAACAATTCACCCGCGCTGTGCTTGCCTTGCCCGAAAGGGAGCGGAACACACGCCCGGCGATCAAGCCACGCCCGCCTGGGGTGGGCGCACCAGAGGAACTGCGCACGCTGATCTTCGATCACGCCACACCGGGCGGCACGCCGAAAGCGGCAGCAGCGAAGCGACCAGAGGTTAACCAACGCGAACACCAAACGCCCGCCCCCAAACAGGCACGCTCTGGGCGCTGGTTTGTTATTGTGCTGGAATTATCTGTGGCAGTGCTGCTGCTGACGGCAGGTTATTTGCTGATCACCTTGATTATGAAGCGTTGA
- the phoU gene encoding phosphate signaling complex protein PhoU, translating into MAGRIILDKKLIEIRDDLLRLASMVDQAIARSAYALVDRDMALAQQINASDDAINRLRFTIEESCYNLLATQQPNSTDLRIVVGTVSVATNLERIGDHAAGVARLVLRIADAPALSPLVALPQMAEISRWMVGQAVKAFDERTILLAEQVIERDDQVDLLNRKVYDDLITLMMATPAVIERATLLLWVAHNYERIGDRATNICERAIYVTTGELKEI; encoded by the coding sequence ATGGCGGGACGGATTATCCTTGATAAAAAACTCATTGAGATACGGGATGATCTGTTACGGCTTGCCAGTATGGTTGATCAGGCAATTGCCCGCAGCGCCTATGCCCTTGTGGATCGGGATATGGCGCTTGCTCAGCAGATTAACGCCAGCGACGATGCGATCAACCGTCTGCGCTTTACCATTGAAGAATCCTGCTACAACTTGCTTGCCACTCAACAGCCCAATAGCACAGATTTACGGATTGTGGTTGGAACGGTGAGTGTTGCCACCAATTTGGAACGGATTGGCGACCACGCCGCGGGTGTGGCAAGGCTTGTCTTGCGTATTGCCGATGCACCGGCGCTTTCCCCATTAGTGGCGTTGCCACAAATGGCGGAGATCAGCCGTTGGATGGTAGGGCAAGCGGTGAAGGCATTTGACGAACGAACGATCCTGCTAGCTGAACAAGTCATTGAGCGCGACGATCAGGTGGATCTGCTGAACCGAAAAGTGTATGATGACCTGATCACCCTGATGATGGCTACCCCTGCCGTGATTGAACGGGCAACGCTGCTGCTGTGGGTTGCCCATAACTATGAGCGGATAGGGGATCGGGCGACCAACATTTGTGAGCGGGCAATTTATGTTACAACGGGGGAACTGAAAGAAATCTGA
- a CDS encoding peptidoglycan bridge formation glycyltransferase FemA/FemB family protein, which yields MDTAPDDHAAPDADTCPDADTAPLEHAGGHPNAYLDADVHPAANANAASAHRNANGGGVLLMGDAAWNRFVEMHPDGHLLQLADWGRLKADFGWQFEIAHVGDAGALILYRPLPLRMGMLAYLPAAPLFSPDEAVNAALWREIAQKARRRRAAFVKAEPCNWYRPRPDLPGRLERAGFLPSPQTVQPPRTVVIDLSGSEQDILKRMNQSTRRKCNMAEKQDVAVRVGTAADVASFTALIDITGVRNKFGVHEPAYYKRAYDLFAPSGHAALLIAAHAGQDLAGVMVFRCGENAYYLYGASSNAERQRMATYILQWEAIRWARAGGARRYDLWGVPDADEATLEAEFEGRSDGLWGVYGFKRGFGGRIVRSVGAWDKALNPVIYAAYRWYLRRRA from the coding sequence GTGGACACCGCGCCCGACGATCACGCCGCGCCCGACGCGGACACTTGCCCCGACGCTGACACCGCGCCCCTCGAACACGCCGGTGGTCACCCCAACGCGTACCTTGACGCCGACGTTCACCCCGCCGCCAACGCGAACGCCGCTTCCGCCCACCGAAACGCCAACGGTGGTGGTGTCCTTCTGATGGGCGATGCGGCATGGAATCGCTTTGTGGAGATGCATCCCGACGGGCATCTGTTGCAACTGGCGGATTGGGGGCGGCTAAAGGCGGACTTTGGCTGGCAATTCGAGATTGCCCATGTGGGAGACGCCGGAGCGCTCATTCTCTATCGTCCGCTGCCGCTGCGGATGGGGATGCTTGCCTACCTACCTGCCGCGCCGCTCTTTAGCCCTGACGAGGCGGTGAACGCCGCACTCTGGCGGGAGATTGCCCAGAAGGCGCGGCGGCGGCGAGCAGCCTTCGTGAAGGCTGAGCCGTGCAATTGGTATCGCCCCCGCCCCGACCTTCCCGGACGGTTGGAACGCGCCGGATTCCTCCCTAGCCCACAGACCGTCCAACCACCGCGCACCGTCGTGATCGACCTGAGCGGGAGTGAACAGGACATCCTGAAACGGATGAATCAATCGACGCGGCGGAAGTGCAACATGGCAGAAAAGCAGGACGTGGCGGTACGGGTGGGGACGGCAGCAGATGTGGCGAGTTTCACCGCTTTGATAGATATCACAGGGGTGCGGAACAAGTTTGGCGTTCACGAACCCGCCTACTACAAACGTGCCTACGATCTTTTTGCGCCATCGGGACATGCGGCGCTCTTGATTGCCGCCCACGCCGGACAAGACCTTGCTGGCGTGATGGTGTTTCGTTGTGGGGAGAACGCCTATTACTTGTATGGGGCGTCCTCCAACGCCGAGCGCCAGCGCATGGCGACCTACATCCTTCAGTGGGAGGCGATCCGGTGGGCGCGGGCGGGCGGGGCGCGGCGCTACGATTTGTGGGGCGTTCCCGATGCGGATGAGGCGACCCTTGAGGCGGAATTCGAGGGGCGGAGCGATGGCTTGTGGGGCGTGTATGGCTTTAAGCGCGGCTTTGGCGGGCGCATCGTGCGCAGCGTCGGGGCGTGGGACAAGGCATTGAATCCGGTCATTTATGCGGCGTACCGCTGGTATCTGAGGCGGCGGGCATGA
- a CDS encoding peptidoglycan bridge formation glycyltransferase FemA/FemB family protein translates to MTYRMLPYSGSDWNGLILRLPHSHILQSAEWGAFKQITGWKAARYVLYDAAHQISGAAQVLTRHVGPLAMMYAPRAPLVSHTDHAAFEALLVGLERIARRQPTVQIKIDPDVVIGRGVPGEADATEDANGLALCATLRRRGWRFSAEQVQFRNTILIDLTHSEDDLLKAMGSGKRRKVGYGARHGVTIRAATLDDLPLLYRLYAETGSRNGFTTRPYEYYLSEWGMLMRAGMAHALIAEVNGQPVAHVILFLFGETCLYFTGASVSDNEVRKLMPADMLQWEAMRYAKGRGCTVYDLWGAPNEFAEGDSMWGVFGFKRDFGGVITRHMGAWDYAPYPALYTLYTRIMPRLLNAMRRRG, encoded by the coding sequence ATGACCTACCGTATGCTGCCCTACAGCGGATCGGATTGGAATGGGCTGATCCTGCGCCTGCCGCACAGTCACATTTTGCAAAGCGCCGAATGGGGGGCGTTCAAACAGATTACGGGCTGGAAAGCGGCGCGGTACGTTCTCTACGATGCGGCGCATCAGATCAGTGGTGCGGCGCAAGTGCTGACGCGGCACGTGGGCCCCTTGGCGATGATGTATGCCCCGCGTGCGCCGCTGGTCAGCCATACCGATCACGCCGCGTTCGAGGCACTGCTGGTAGGCTTAGAACGCATTGCCCGCCGCCAGCCGACGGTGCAGATCAAGATTGATCCTGATGTGGTCATTGGGCGGGGTGTCCCCGGTGAGGCGGACGCCACTGAGGACGCCAACGGGTTAGCGCTGTGTGCGACGCTCAGGCGGCGGGGGTGGCGCTTTTCGGCGGAACAAGTTCAGTTTCGTAACACAATTCTGATCGACCTCACCCACAGCGAGGACGACCTGCTGAAGGCGATGGGGAGCGGAAAGCGGCGGAAGGTGGGCTATGGGGCGCGGCATGGGGTGACGATCCGTGCTGCAACATTGGACGATCTTCCGCTGCTTTACCGGCTGTATGCGGAGACGGGAAGCCGGAACGGGTTTACCACCCGCCCCTACGAGTATTACCTGAGCGAGTGGGGGATGCTGATGCGGGCGGGGATGGCGCACGCCCTGATTGCCGAAGTGAACGGGCAGCCCGTTGCCCATGTGATTTTGTTCCTATTTGGGGAAACATGCCTCTATTTCACGGGGGCAAGCGTCAGTGATAACGAGGTGCGCAAACTGATGCCCGCCGACATGCTCCAGTGGGAGGCGATGCGCTATGCGAAGGGGCGCGGCTGCACGGTCTATGACCTGTGGGGCGCTCCCAATGAGTTTGCTGAAGGCGATTCGATGTGGGGGGTGTTCGGTTTCAAACGCGATTTTGGCGGGGTGATCACGCGGCACATGGGGGCGTGGGATTACGCCCCATATCCGGCGCTCTATACGCTTTACACCCGCATCATGCCGCGCCTGTTGAACGCCATGCGGCGGCGAGGGTAG
- a CDS encoding IS5 family transposase has protein sequence MRRYELTGEEWARIEPLLPTQKPRTGRPNTDHRQVVNDILWVLKSGAPWRDLPERYGKVGTVSSSFYRWVGAGVWQRVLEVLHAQADEQGRVDWELHRH, from the coding sequence ATGAGACGTTATGAATTAACCGGCGAAGAGTGGGCAAGGATTGAGCCATTGCTGCCGACCCAGAAACCGAGAACGGGGCGACCCAACACGGATCATCGGCAAGTGGTGAACGACATCCTGTGGGTGCTCAAGAGTGGGGCGCCATGGCGAGATTTGCCAGAACGCTATGGGAAAGTGGGGACGGTCAGCAGCAGTTTTTATCGGTGGGTGGGGGCTGGGGTCTGGCAACGAGTGCTGGAGGTACTGCACGCCCAAGCCGATGAGCAGGGTCGAGTGGATTGGGAATTGCACAGGCACTAG